The following are encoded together in the Kwoniella europaea PYCC6329 chromosome 1, complete sequence genome:
- a CDS encoding asparagine-tRNA ligase, which translates to MTESTQPTIAEQAQDVASKLANTVTETLNLGDKSKDNVDKSALPILYIDEKAGSDSIGTGAELSPFATPLAAYQSLNPSPENDANPTNVANLMVRKADSVERNEWVEISTSAKKKLVKNIGGWRKSQAKLAAEGDRLAKDKADKEEKERKRREEAKSVVLVDDQSKESKKTKIFAVPELVGSRVRIQGWVHRFRPQKTNYFLVVRDGTAMLQCVLTGDCIKTLDALDLTTESTVELVGTVEKVKEGQKAPGGVELMVDYWKIIGRAPGGIDAFEGRLQQDTDASIRADLRHLELRGETATSVMRVRALLLRAFRDSFYKRRITEVTPPCMVQTSVEGGSTLFEFDYYGAPAYLTQSSQLYLETVLPSLGDVYCIQESFRAEKSLTRRHLSEYTHLEAELVFIQFKDLLDHLEDMICEVVDTLLNDPVSSEIIKTLNPEFQPPSRPFLRMDYRDAIKYLNEHGIKKEDGSDHIVGDDIAEAAERKMTDQINRPIMLIHFPKLLKAFYMQPLASAPDFTESVDVLMPNVGEVVGGSMRITDYDTLMAAYKREGIPSEPYYWFTDQRKYGTTEHGGYGLGVERFLAWLLNRWTVRECSLYPRWMGRATP; encoded by the exons ATGACCGAATCAACCCAACCGACAATTGCCGAACAAGCTCAGGACGTAGCTTCCAAGTTGGCCAACACCGTCACTGAAACGCTCAACTTGGGTGACAAGTCCAAAGACAATGTAGATAAATCCG CCCTCCCAATCCTCTACATCGACGAGAAAGCAGGATCCGACAGTATAGGAACCGGTGCCGAGCTCTCTCCATTCGCTACTCCCCTTGCGGCATACCAATCTCTCAACCCCTCGCCGGAGAACGATGCGAACCCCACCAACGTTGCTAACCTGATGGTGAGGAAGGCGGATTCTGTGGAGCGAAACGAATGGGTCGAAATCTCCACTTCTgccaagaagaagttggtgaAGAACATTGGTGGATGGAGGAAATCGCAAGCCAAGTTAGCAGCTGAAGGCGACAGGTTGGCTAAAGATAAGGCTGataaggaagagaaggaaaggaagaggagagaagaagctaaGAGTGTTGtgttggttgatgatcagTCGAAGGAATCCAAGAAG ACCAAGATATTTGCTGTTCCTGAATTAGTTGGCTCAAGAGTCAGGATTCAAGGCTGGGTTCATCGATTCAGACCTCAAAAGACCAACTACTTCCTGGTAGTCAGAGACGGTACGGCGATGTTACAATGTGTCTTGACAGGAGATTGTATCAAGACTTTAGACGCTTTGGATCTGACCACGGAAAGTACGGTTGAATTGGTCGGTACAGTTGAGAAAGTCAAGGAAGGTCAGAAAGCCCCCGGAGGTGTAGAgttgatggtggattacTGGAAGATTATTGGTAGAGCTCCTGGAGGGATTGATGCGTTTGAGGGAAGATTACAACAG GATACAGACGCCTCTATCCGAGCGGATCTTCGTCATTTGGAACTCCGTGGTGAAACTGCCACCTCCGTTATGCGAGTCCGAGCTTTGTTGTTACGAGCATTCCGAGATTCATTCTACAAACGACGAATTACCGAGGTCACTCCACCATGTATGGTCCAAACTTCCGTTGAAGGTGGATCGACATTGTTCGAATTTGATTATTACGGTGCACCAGCTTATCTCACTCAATCGAGTCAACTTTACCTCGAGACTGTCTTACCTTCCCTGGGAGATGTTTATTGTATTCAGGAGAGTTTCAGAGCCGAGAAGAGTTTGACCAGAAGACATTTATCTGAATATACCCATCTGGAAGCTGAGTTGGTGTTCATTCAATTCAAGGATCTCTTGGATCACCTTGAagatatg ATCTGCGAAGTAGTCGATACCCTCCTTAACGACCCAGTCTCAtccgaaatcatcaaaaccCTCAACCCAGAGTTCCAACCCCCTTCTAGACCATTCCTCCGTATGGATTACCGAGACGCAATCAAGTACCTCAACGAGCACGgtatcaagaaagaagatggatcagatcaCATCGTAGGAGATGATATCGCTGAAGCTGCCGAAAGGAAAATGACCGATCAGATTAACCGACCTATAATGCTCATTCATTTCCCCAAATTGCTCAAGGCATTCTACATGCAACCTCTTGCGTCCGCTCCTGACTTTACTGAGTCGGTCGATGTTCTCATGCCTAACGTTGGAGAGGTCGTTGGTGGATCGATGAGAATTACGGATTACGATACCCTCATGGCTGCTTATAAGCGTGAAGGTATCCCTTCGGAACCATACTACTGGTTTACGGATCAAAGGAAATATGGTACCACCGAACATGGTGGTTATGGTTTAGgtgttgag CGATTCCTCGCTTGGTTACTCAACAGGTGGACTGTACGAGAATGTTCCCTTTACCCTAGATGGATGGGCAGAGCTACTCCTTAG